One Natrinema longum genomic window, GAGGGCGAACTCGAGGGCTACTACCAGCAACTGATGGACGAGGGCGTCGAGGACTACCGCGATCCCGAATCCTGTGGCGGTCGCTACGCGTTCGTGAAAGACCCCGACGGCCACGAGATCGAGATCGTCCAGCGCGAGGAGGGTGCGCTCTGGTCGCTCGATCACACGATGATCCGCGTCGAGGACGCCGACGAGGCGCTTGGCTTCTGGACCCGCAAGTTCGAGTACGACGAGACCCGCCGCTGGGAATCCGACACCTTCGCGAACTACTTCGTCGAGCCACGGGACGCGGCCGACGAGGCGATGGCCGTCGAACTCACCTACAACTACGACGGCCGCACGTACGACATGGGCGACGCCTGGGGGCACCTCTGTGTCCGCCTCGACGACCTCCACGAGGACTGGGAGCAGCTCATGGAACGCGACGCTGCCGACTACCGCGACCCCGAGAGCTGCGACGACATGTACGCCTTCACGAAAGACCAGGACGGCCACGAGATCGAACTCCTCGAGCGCGACCTCGAGGCCGACTCGCTGTTCCCGTTCTAACCGGAGAGATCGGGGATCGGAACGACGACGACCGGCCGGCTCGCAGCCGCGAGGAGTCGTCGCGCGGTCGATCCCAGTTCGCGCGTCGCCTCGGGATCGCCGCTGTGGGCCCCGACGACGATTTCGTCGACCTCGTGCTCGGCCGCCGCCTCGCGGAGCGTCTCGGCGGGGGGCCCCGATCGAAGCGCCGTCTCGACTTCGCCGACGGTGGCGAGCCGAACGGGAGCGACGTTCAGCGCTTCCTGGCCATCTCGGCGCGCCGGTGGATCGTCGGCCGGCGCGGCGGCGATCACGGTAACGGTATCCTCGGCGGTCGCCCGATCGTCGAGATAATCACAGGCCGCTGCCATCGTGTGGACGGAATCCGTTCCGACGAGATAGTGCATAGCGACCCCTACGGCGGTACTCGCAAAGAACCTGCGGACGTTCCCGGCTGACACTTTCGGATTTTCCGACCGAGAAAACGCGGTTCCGGTACTAATACGACAGCACCGAAAGGGGAGCGTGGGGGACGAGAGAGGCCATCCCCGCACGCCTTGGCGGTCCCCCGCGACTCCGTATCCGATCATCCCGGGTTGCGACACCCACCTCACGCGTCCCCGCTATCTCCCCCTCGTGCGGGGACGTACTGTGTCACTCGGCTTCGTTCCGTGCCAGTAGATGCAGCGTCTCTCAGATCGCTT contains:
- a CDS encoding VOC family protein is translated as MDGTLDHTMIRVADLEESLDWYQTHLEYEEKDRHEGDGFTIVYLGPEEMHEDGAMLEITHNEGEEPEVGDAWGHIAVRVPEGELEGYYQQLMDEGVEDYRDPESCGGRYAFVKDPDGHEIEIVQREEGALWSLDHTMIRVEDADEALGFWTRKFEYDETRRWESDTFANYFVEPRDAADEAMAVELTYNYDGRTYDMGDAWGHLCVRLDDLHEDWEQLMERDAADYRDPESCDDMYAFTKDQDGHEIELLERDLEADSLFPF
- a CDS encoding universal stress protein, producing MHYLVGTDSVHTMAAACDYLDDRATAEDTVTVIAAAPADDPPARRDGQEALNVAPVRLATVGEVETALRSGPPAETLREAAAEHEVDEIVVGAHSGDPEATRELGSTARRLLAAASRPVVVVPIPDLSG